One part of the Mobula birostris isolate sMobBir1 chromosome 17, sMobBir1.hap1, whole genome shotgun sequence genome encodes these proteins:
- the LOC140211600 gene encoding protein JTB-like has translation MLQFVEMVYLLVYLCTIWTMFTSFRICEAMPLQSQKNTTNILQSRPCWEYEEYSIVRECRPCTDYEKTVHPECRFTGFIEEVKCAEDQRYRSCRSAELEELKFWKFEGIVVLMGVIFAIIVTFRQRTLDRRAEQKVRRQLEEL, from the exons ATGTTGCAGTTTGTAGAGATGGTGTACCTTCTGGTTTATCTATGTACAATATGGACAATGTTCACTTCTTTCAG GATATGTGAAGCCATGCCATTGCAGTCGCAAAAGAATACAA CAAATATTTTGCAATCAAGACCTTGCTGGGAATATGAAGAATACAGCATTGTAAGAGAATGTAGACCTTGCACTGATTACGAAAAG ACTGTGCATCCTGAATGTAGGTTTACTGGTTTTATTGAAGAGGTAAAGTGTGCAGAAGACCAGAGGTATAGAAG CTGTCGTTCAGCTGAATTGGAGGAACTGAAGTTCTGGAAGTTTGAAGGAATTGTTGTTTTGATGGGTGTAATCTTTGCCATTATTGTTACTTTCCGTCAAAGGACCTTAGACAGACGTGCAGAGCAAAAAGTGCGACGACAACTTGAAGAGTTGTAA